Within Thermococcus indicus, the genomic segment CGTAGAGTTCATGCTGAGTTATGAGGTAAGCCAGAGTCGTCTCGTGAAGGCTCCTTGAGACCCTGCTCGGGTGGCCTATTCTCACGACCCTCAAACCCGAATCGACGAGCCTCTCCACGAGGTTGTCCACCGCGACGTTGCTTTCGGCCGTTGCCAGAACCTTGTTGCCCCTCTCCACTTCCTGCCTTATCAGCTCGGCCAGGGTTCTCGTCTTGCCCGTCCCGAACGGCCCGTGGATGAGGAAGAAGTCCGGGCTTCCGAGGGCTTTCGCTATTGCCCTCCTCTGGCTCGCGTTTAGGCTCCTGTCAAAGGGTGTGAACTCAAGGGGCTCACTCCCTTCCGGCTCCCCAAGGCTCAGGTAGAGCTCCAGCGCTTTCCTCCCGCTCTCGCGAAGGGCCTCAAGGTTCTCAAGCCAGCGCTTGAAGGTTATATCGTTGGCATAGAGGTCTATCCTAACGCCCTTCAGGGCCCACTCGGGAACGGTTTCAAGGGCGACCGTTATGAAGCGCTTCCCCTTCTCAACGACCGTTCCAACCAGGTCGCTCTTCAGCGGGTCCCGCCTGCTCACGACGACGAGGTCGCCAACGCTTATCTCCGTCTTTATCTCTCTATCGCGCCCGTATTTTACCAGGAAGTAGCCCAGCTCCTCCCCAACGACCTTTCCGTTGAGCCCAAGAACGGCCCTGCCTACCTTCTCCCTCTCTCTTCCGGAGAACCTTCTCATTTCTAAGCGCATCGCCTCTATCTCGGCCCTGCGCTCCATCTCGACGAGTTGCTTGAGATGGGAGACGAACTTTTCCAGCCTCTCGTTTTTCTCCATCTTTCCTCACGACTCTGGCTTTTGATAATGCCTTTTAAGTGTTGGGAAAGGTTTTTATCCTGTCGGACAAATGGAGACATAGGTGGACAAAATGGCGACAACCGTTAAGGTCTCCGCGAGGATACCGAAGGGGCTTGCCGAGAGGATGGACAGGCTAATTGATGAGGGAATTTACTCGAACAGGAGTGAGGTAATAAAAGAGGCCCTCAGGGATTTTCTGCTCAGGCGGGGGCCTGTTGGGGACTTGGAGATTGAGGGCTATCTCAGAGCCGTTGAGGAGGTTCTAAAGGAGGACTGGGAGAGCGAGGCTGACGAGTACTGGGATGATGTTGGAGGCGTCCCCTATGAAGCCAAGAGGTGAGCTTTCCCAGTGGGAGATAGTTCTCATTGAGTTTCCTTTCGTTGATTTGAGGAATCGAAAGCTTCGACCGGCTCTCGTTGTTTCAAACGATGAACTCAACAGGATTTCAAACGCCGTGGTAGTTCTGCAGATAACGTCCAATCTCGGGAGCGGCTTCGTCGAATACAACGTCGTGATAACCGATAGGGACGTTGTCCGTTATCCCGGGACGAAACCGATAAAACCGAGCGTGGTGAAGCCCTACGTGGTTTTCGCCCTTGACAAAAGACTCGTGAGAAAGCGTCTTGGAGTTCTGAATGAAAAGAAGGTTTTGGAAGTTAAAGAAGGCCTCAGGAAAACCTTTGGCCTTTAGGTCAGCCCATGCGAGTTTCCTCACCGCTCGGACGAAACTTCCCTCATCATCCCAGAAGGAGTAGGGAAGAGGGGTTAAAAAGCTAAGCCCTCTCGGAGGAAACCACTGAGACTATGTCCCTGTGGAAGGATTTCAAAGCCTTCCAGTGCCGCTCGTCAATCTCATCGCTCCATGAGACCCGCTTGTAGAACCTTTCCAGATCGTCGAGTAGGTACTTCAAGTATTCCCTGCGTTCACCTTCCACACCGATGCCGTTGCTCAAGAGCTTGCCCCTCAGAAACGGCATGACCTCCGACGGCCGGCCGAGGGCCGCCCAGAAGAGACCTTCCTTCAGTATTTCACCCAGCAGCTCCTCAAAACCAAATCTCTTTCCCTCAGATTTTGCCCTATGGATGGGTTTGGTACTCCCCCCTCATAGCGGAATCACCGAAAATAGGAGAACTTTGAGAGTATTTTAGTCTTTCGAGCCATTTTTTGTCAGTTTGTCAAAATTGAAAAGAAAAACGGCCAAAGTTTGGATGATCGTCAAACAATGAAATCCAATGAGAGATTATCGTCAAGCGAGGATTAGGACGAGGACCACTATGGCAATGGGAGCCACGTGGGCCAGGGCCTTTGCGAGGTTCATGGACACCACCGCTGGGGAGGAGTGTCTTGAGTTTAAAAGCTTTACGTTTGTAAAATTCAAATGAATACAGTTGGAAGTTCGGAGTTTTGCCCTGGGAACCGATAACGGTTCGGTTGAAGAAGTGGGAAACCCTTAAAAACCCATGTCAGGTTCATGTTAAAAAGGACGTGGAGGTCCGAAGATAATGGGAAAATTTGAACATAAACTTGTTAATGCACTCAAAGGATACACCTTTGACGACGTTCTTCTGATACCGCAGGCGACCGAAGTCGAGCCCAAGGACGTCGATGTCTCGACCCGGATAACCCCCAACGTGAAGCTCAAGATACCGATCCTCAGCGCAGCGATGGACACCGTTACAGAGTGGGAGATGGCAGTTGCGATGGCCAGGGAAGGCGGCTTGGGAGTCATCCACAGAAATATGAGCATCGAGGAGCAGGCCGAGATGGTGAGGAAAGTCAAGCGCGCCGAGCGCTTCATAGTCGAGGACGTCATCACCATAGGCCCCGATGAAACCCTCGACTACGCGCTCTTCCTCATGGAGAGAAACGACATCGACGGCCTTCCGGTCGTTGGTGAGGACGGCAGGATAGTCGGCATCGTTACCAAGAAGGACATAGCGGCGAAGGAGGGCAGCCTCGTCAGGGAGGTCATGACCGGCGAAGTCATAACCGTCGGCGAGGACGTCTCGGTCGAGGAGGCCCTCGATACGATGGTGGCCAACCGGATAGCCAGGCTTCCGGTCGTCGATGAAAACGGCCGCCTCGTGGGAATAATCACAATGAGCGACCTCATGATGAGGAAGAAGTACAGGAACGCCGTTCGGGACGAGAACGGAGACCTGATAGTTGCGGCCGCCGTTGGTCCC encodes:
- a CDS encoding ribbon-helix-helix domain-containing protein, whose product is MATTVKVSARIPKGLAERMDRLIDEGIYSNRSEVIKEALRDFLLRRGPVGDLEIEGYLRAVEEVLKEDWESEADEYWDDVGGVPYEAKR
- a CDS encoding type II toxin-antitoxin system PemK/MazF family toxin, with amino-acid sequence MKPRGELSQWEIVLIEFPFVDLRNRKLRPALVVSNDELNRISNAVVVLQITSNLGSGFVEYNVVITDRDVVRYPGTKPIKPSVVKPYVVFALDKRLVRKRLGVLNEKKVLEVKEGLRKTFGL